A part of Aquaspirillum sp. LM1 genomic DNA contains:
- the lolD gene encoding lipoprotein-releasing ABC transporter ATP-binding protein LolD — translation MNKPTPVLSARHLSRTYQEGPLKVAVLTDVNLDIQPGERMAIIGASGSGKSTLLHLLGGLDTPSSGEIWLQGQQLSALGEAARGALRNQALGFVYQFHHLLAEFTALENVMMPLLIRRLPARQASEQAGAMLERVGLAARLQHKPGELSGGERQRCALARALVTSPACVLADEPTGNLDHTTARRVFELMLELNASLNTSLVIVTHDRDMARQTGRVLTLTAGVLTEQDETA, via the coding sequence ATGAATAAGCCCACTCCGGTATTGTCGGCCCGCCATCTGAGCCGCACCTATCAGGAAGGCCCGCTCAAGGTGGCGGTGCTGACCGACGTAAACCTGGACATCCAGCCCGGCGAACGGATGGCCATCATCGGCGCGTCCGGCTCGGGCAAGAGCACGCTGCTGCATCTGCTGGGCGGGCTGGATACCCCCAGCAGCGGCGAAATCTGGCTGCAGGGCCAGCAGCTGTCGGCGCTGGGCGAGGCGGCGCGCGGGGCGCTGCGCAATCAGGCGCTGGGCTTTGTTTACCAGTTTCATCACCTGCTGGCCGAATTCACCGCGCTGGAAAACGTAATGATGCCGCTGCTGATCCGCCGCCTGCCCGCCAGACAGGCCAGCGAACAGGCCGGGGCCATGCTGGAGCGGGTGGGCCTGGCAGCCCGCCTGCAGCATAAACCGGGCGAATTGTCTGGCGGCGAGCGTCAGCGCTGCGCACTGGCGCGGGCGCTGGTCACTTCGCCGGCCTGCGTGCTGGCCGACGAACCCACCGGCAACCTTGACCACACCACTGCCCGGCGGGTGTTTGAACTGATGCTGGAGCTGAACGCCAGCCTGAACACCAGCCTGGTGATTGTCACCCACGACCGCGACATGGCCCGGCAAACCGGGCGTGTGCTCACCCTGACCGCCGGGGTGCTGACTGAACAGGATGAAACGGCATGA
- a CDS encoding mechanosensitive ion channel family protein — protein MSALNPRQLSFEQLLDSLAQPQAQLDLAFGMALSALAWWLARLLFRRYFRQHPERLEQFAPYVLQRLSWPLLAAAGLGVTHLLHRHLGEPSGWMLIQTAVMGWMALTRLLAAGVKQLLPAGKLERGTEQLVAWSLWVGYISWGFGIDDFLVEWMDSIAFHVGKTKLSVWMLVNGIFWLIGIVLLSMWASRLIERRVLGFNHLDMNFRIVLVNLSRTLLVVVGVLVALPVVGIDLTVLSVFGGALGVGLGFGLQKIASNYVSGFIILLERSIRIGDRVSIENRVGYISQITARYTVLKAADGSEALVPNDTLIANTVVNQSYTDSSIWLSIPVQVAYGSDLEQALQVLRDAAAAVPRVQATPAPAAFVAAFAENGINLELGVWCADPENGLLSLRSAVNLEIWHRFAAAGIAMPFPQREVRILNPSQAGAGHVPPEPGAPQP, from the coding sequence ATGAGTGCGCTGAATCCCCGCCAGCTGAGCTTTGAACAATTGCTGGATTCGCTGGCGCAGCCGCAAGCCCAGCTCGACCTGGCGTTTGGCATGGCGCTCAGCGCGCTGGCCTGGTGGCTGGCCCGGCTGCTGTTTCGCCGCTATTTTCGTCAGCACCCGGAGCGGCTGGAGCAGTTTGCTCCCTATGTGCTGCAACGGCTGAGCTGGCCGCTGCTGGCCGCCGCCGGGCTGGGCGTGACCCACCTGCTGCATCGCCATCTGGGCGAGCCCAGCGGCTGGATGCTGATTCAAACCGCCGTCATGGGCTGGATGGCGCTCACCCGGCTGCTGGCCGCCGGGGTGAAGCAGCTGCTGCCGGCAGGCAAGCTGGAGCGCGGCACCGAGCAACTGGTGGCGTGGAGCTTGTGGGTTGGGTATATCAGCTGGGGGTTTGGCATTGACGACTTCCTGGTGGAATGGATGGATTCGATTGCCTTCCATGTGGGCAAAACCAAGCTGTCGGTGTGGATGCTGGTCAATGGCATTTTCTGGCTGATTGGCATTGTGCTGCTGTCGATGTGGGCGTCGCGGCTGATCGAGCGCCGGGTGCTGGGCTTCAATCACCTGGACATGAACTTCCGCATTGTGCTGGTCAACCTGTCGCGCACCCTGCTGGTGGTGGTGGGCGTGCTGGTGGCCCTGCCGGTGGTGGGCATCGACCTGACGGTGTTGTCAGTATTTGGCGGCGCGCTGGGCGTGGGCCTGGGTTTTGGCCTGCAAAAAATTGCCAGCAATTACGTCTCCGGCTTTATTATTTTGCTGGAACGCTCGATTCGCATTGGCGACCGGGTCAGCATCGAAAACCGGGTGGGCTACATCAGCCAGATTACCGCCCGCTATACCGTGCTCAAGGCCGCCGATGGCTCGGAAGCGCTGGTACCTAACGACACGCTGATTGCCAACACCGTGGTGAACCAGTCGTATACCGATTCGTCGATCTGGCTGTCGATTCCGGTGCAGGTGGCCTACGGCAGCGACCTGGAGCAGGCCTTGCAGGTGCTGCGCGACGCCGCCGCCGCCGTGCCACGGGTGCAGGCTACCCCGGCCCCGGCGGCGTTTGTGGCGGCGTTTGCCGAAAACGGCATCAATCTGGAGCTGGGCGTCTGGTGCGCCGACCCGGAAAACGGCCTGCTCAGCCTGCGTTCGGCAGTCAATCTGGAAATCTGGCACCGCTTTGCCGCAGCCGGCATTGCCATGCCGTTTCCGCAGCGTGAAGTGCGCATTCTCAACCCCTCACAGGCCGGGGCCGGCCATGTCCCGCCCGAGCCAGGAGCGCCCCAGCCATGA
- a CDS encoding response regulator transcription factor — translation MNPRSVVIVDDDEAVRDALSWLFSSKGLHTECFASGEALLAAFDLERMGCLVLDVRMAPLTGLVLFEQLRAAHPYCPPAIFLTGHADVPLAVAALKMGAADFLEKPFDDAILIERVEAALARDAAARDSLASRSHLQAQLRQLTEREREVMALILEGKLNKQIAEALDISIKTVEVHRARVLDKMAVKSAVELAGRLSRLQQEP, via the coding sequence ATGAACCCGCGCAGTGTGGTGATTGTGGACGATGACGAGGCAGTGCGTGACGCCCTGTCCTGGCTGTTCAGCTCGAAAGGGCTGCACACCGAGTGTTTTGCCTCTGGCGAAGCATTGCTGGCGGCTTTCGACCTGGAGCGCATGGGCTGCCTGGTGCTGGATGTGCGCATGGCCCCGCTCACCGGCCTGGTGCTGTTTGAACAACTGCGCGCCGCCCACCCCTACTGCCCGCCGGCCATCTTTTTGACCGGTCACGCCGACGTGCCGCTGGCGGTGGCCGCGCTGAAAATGGGCGCGGCGGATTTTTTGGAAAAACCCTTCGACGACGCCATCCTGATCGAGCGGGTGGAAGCCGCGCTGGCGCGCGATGCCGCCGCCCGCGACAGCCTGGCCAGCCGCAGCCACCTGCAGGCGCAGCTGCGCCAGCTTACCGAGCGCGAACGCGAAGTGATGGCGCTGATTCTGGAAGGCAAGCTGAACAAGCAGATTGCCGAAGCGCTGGACATCAGCATCAAGACGGTAGAAGTCCACCGCGCCCGCGTGCTGGACAAAATGGCGGTCAAATCCGCCGTGGAACTGGCCGGGCGGCTGTCGCGCCTGCAGCAGGAGCCCTAA
- the nudB gene encoding dihydroneopterin triphosphate diphosphatase: MGNKQPVSVLVVIHTADLNVLLLERADYPGSWQSVTGSREGEETPLQTAQREVLEETGLDTRQHPLCDWQQQNRYEIYPKWRHRYPDGVTHNTEHVLSLLLPTAQPVRLAESEHLRYCWLPWQDAAAKVFSPSNADAIRCLPERLARLRPQPA; encoded by the coding sequence ATGGGCAACAAACAACCTGTTTCCGTACTGGTGGTGATTCACACCGCCGACCTGAACGTACTGCTGCTGGAACGCGCCGACTATCCTGGCTCGTGGCAGTCGGTCACCGGCAGCCGCGAAGGCGAGGAAACCCCGCTGCAAACCGCCCAGCGCGAAGTGCTGGAAGAAACCGGCCTGGACACCCGCCAGCACCCGCTATGCGACTGGCAGCAGCAAAACCGCTACGAAATCTACCCCAAATGGCGGCACCGCTACCCGGATGGCGTCACCCACAACACCGAGCACGTGCTCAGCCTGCTGCTGCCCACCGCGCAGCCGGTGCGTCTGGCCGAGAGCGAGCATCTGCGTTACTGCTGGCTGCCCTGGCAGGATGCCGCCGCCAAGGTGTTTTCTCCTTCCAACGCCGATGCCATCCGCTGCCTGCCCGAGCGCCTGGCCCGGCTTCGCCCCCAGCCCGCCTGA
- a CDS encoding endonuclease/exonuclease/phosphatase family protein encodes MTAHALHIATYNMHKGLSPLNTRLRLPDIARSLKTLSADVVFLQEVQGRHSAHAQRFANWPAESQHHYLARQLQAKATYGLNCTYEHGHHGNAILSRIPVAQWCNRDISVNRFECRGVLHCDLTPPGWAMPLTALCVHLNLLARDRKKQFLALRDYINHAVPAGNALILAGDFNDWRAQANQLLASELGLIEVFHSLHGAHARSYPARLPLLTLDRIYVRGVRVQRAEVHHGAPWAQLSDHLPLTATLLPEH; translated from the coding sequence ATGACCGCCCACGCCCTGCACATTGCCACCTATAACATGCACAAGGGCTTGAGCCCGCTCAACACCCGCCTGCGCCTGCCCGACATTGCCCGCAGCCTGAAAACCCTGTCGGCGGACGTGGTGTTCCTGCAGGAAGTGCAAGGCCGCCACAGCGCCCACGCCCAGCGCTTTGCCAACTGGCCCGCCGAAAGCCAGCACCATTACCTGGCCCGCCAGTTGCAGGCCAAGGCCACCTACGGGCTGAACTGCACCTACGAACACGGCCATCACGGCAATGCCATCCTGTCGCGCATTCCGGTGGCGCAATGGTGCAACCGGGATATTTCGGTCAACCGCTTTGAATGCCGGGGCGTGCTGCACTGCGACCTCACCCCGCCCGGCTGGGCCATGCCGCTGACCGCGCTGTGCGTTCACCTCAACCTGCTGGCGCGCGACCGCAAAAAACAGTTTCTCGCCCTGCGCGACTATATCAACCACGCCGTACCCGCCGGCAATGCGCTGATTCTGGCCGGCGACTTTAACGACTGGCGTGCCCAGGCCAACCAGCTGCTGGCCAGCGAGCTGGGGCTGATCGAAGTGTTCCACAGCCTGCACGGTGCCCACGCGCGCAGCTACCCGGCACGGCTGCCGCTGCTGACCCTCGACCGGATTTATGTGCGCGGCGTGCGCGTGCAGCGTGCCGAAGTCCACCACGGCGCGCCGTGGGCGCAGTTGTCCGACCACCTGCCGCTGACCGCCACCCTGCTGCCGGAGCACTGA
- the clsB gene encoding cardiolipin synthase ClsB produces the protein MGRLLRHNAVTLLCDGAEFFPALLACIHAAQRQIHLETYIFRIDATGQRIAQALMAAAGRGVEVNLLLDGFGSASFPLDWQARLRHAGVHLQFFRPEVMRWWPRRSRLRRLHRKLAVIDAHTAFVGGINLHDDRDNAGPNDAPRYDYAVRVCGPVVADIYHTMRQLWLRTTHGPLARLLPGTNSELRPDTRPAGMYSARLVVRDNTRHRLSIEQSYLRQIHRAQQEILIANAYFLPGLRLRHALCDAARRGVKVKILLQGKVDHAILHYATRMLYQDFLTSGIELYEYQAGYMHAKVAVIDRHWAMVGSSNIDPFSLLLAREANLQIKHPDFAKPLRRHMLDKIERHSRQVDRQRLAQAPLPQRALVWLCYGLVRAGISISGYGGGYYQE, from the coding sequence ATGGGCCGTCTGCTGCGCCACAATGCGGTGACCCTGCTGTGCGACGGCGCAGAATTTTTTCCGGCGCTGCTGGCCTGCATCCACGCCGCCCAGCGGCAAATCCACCTGGAAACCTATATTTTTCGCATCGACGCCACCGGCCAGCGCATTGCCCAGGCGCTGATGGCCGCCGCCGGGCGCGGGGTGGAAGTCAACCTATTGCTGGACGGCTTTGGCAGCGCCAGTTTCCCCCTCGACTGGCAGGCGCGTCTGCGCCACGCCGGGGTGCATCTGCAGTTTTTTCGTCCGGAAGTCATGCGCTGGTGGCCACGCCGCAGCCGCCTGCGCCGCCTGCACCGCAAACTGGCGGTGATCGATGCCCACACCGCCTTTGTCGGCGGCATCAACCTGCACGACGACCGCGACAACGCCGGCCCCAACGACGCCCCGCGCTACGACTACGCCGTGCGTGTATGCGGCCCGGTGGTGGCCGACATCTACCACACCATGCGCCAGCTGTGGCTGCGCACCACCCATGGCCCACTGGCCCGGCTGCTGCCCGGCACCAACAGCGAGCTGCGCCCCGACACCCGCCCCGCCGGCATGTACTCGGCCCGGCTGGTGGTACGCGACAACACCCGCCACCGGTTGTCGATCGAGCAAAGCTATTTGCGCCAGATTCACCGCGCCCAGCAGGAAATCCTGATTGCCAACGCCTACTTTCTGCCCGGCCTGCGCCTGCGCCACGCACTGTGCGACGCCGCCCGCCGGGGGGTAAAAGTGAAAATCCTGCTGCAAGGCAAGGTGGACCACGCCATCCTGCATTACGCCACCCGCATGCTGTACCAGGATTTTCTCACTAGCGGCATCGAGCTGTACGAATACCAGGCCGGCTATATGCACGCCAAAGTGGCAGTGATCGACCGCCATTGGGCCATGGTGGGCTCGTCCAATATCGACCCATTCAGCCTGCTGCTGGCGCGTGAAGCCAATCTGCAAATCAAGCACCCGGATTTTGCCAAACCGCTGCGCCGGCATATGCTGGACAAGATCGAACGCCACAGCCGCCAGGTGGATCGGCAGCGCCTGGCACAAGCCCCGCTGCCGCAACGCGCACTGGTGTGGCTGTGCTACGGGCTGGTGCGGGCGGGGATTAGCATATCGGGGTATGGCGGTGGGTATTATCAGGAGTAA
- a CDS encoding ribonucleotide-diphosphate reductase subunit beta, translated as MNLRFDDAFATSATATPNGLTAHGTGRVNAVDKRIINGQTDVNQLVPFKYKWAWEKYLATCANHWMPQEVNMQRDIELWKSPNGLTDDERRLVKRNLGFFVTADSLAANNIVLGTYRQITAPECRQFLLRQAFEEAIHTHAYQYIVESLGLDEGEVFNAYHEVQSIRDKDEFLIPFIDALTNPEFKTGTLETDQQLLKSLIVFACIMEGLFFYVGFVQILALGRQNKMTGAAEQYQYILRDESMHCNFGIDLINTIKLENPQLWTEAFKAEITELFRHAVDLEYAYAEDTMPRGVLGLNAPMFKEYLRFICNRRMTQIGLNELFPGENNPFPWMSEMIDLKKEKNFFETRVTEYQSGGALSWD; from the coding sequence ATGAACCTGCGCTTTGATGACGCCTTTGCCACCTCCGCCACCGCCACCCCCAATGGATTGACCGCCCACGGCACAGGCCGGGTGAACGCCGTGGACAAACGCATCATCAACGGCCAGACCGACGTCAACCAGCTGGTGCCGTTCAAATACAAATGGGCCTGGGAAAAATACCTGGCCACCTGCGCCAACCACTGGATGCCGCAGGAAGTGAATATGCAGCGCGACATCGAACTGTGGAAAAGCCCCAACGGCCTGACCGACGACGAACGCCGGCTGGTCAAGCGCAACCTGGGCTTTTTTGTCACCGCCGACAGCCTGGCCGCCAACAATATCGTGCTGGGCACCTACCGCCAGATCACCGCGCCGGAATGCCGCCAGTTTCTGCTGCGCCAGGCATTTGAAGAAGCCATCCACACCCACGCCTACCAATATATTGTGGAAAGCCTGGGCCTGGATGAAGGCGAAGTGTTCAATGCTTACCACGAAGTGCAGTCGATCCGTGATAAAGATGAATTTCTCATTCCGTTTATCGACGCACTGACCAACCCGGAATTCAAAACCGGCACGCTGGAAACCGACCAGCAGCTGCTGAAATCGCTGATCGTGTTTGCCTGCATCATGGAAGGCCTGTTTTTCTACGTCGGCTTTGTGCAAATCCTCGCCCTGGGCCGTCAGAACAAGATGACCGGTGCCGCCGAGCAGTACCAGTACATCCTGCGCGACGAATCCATGCACTGCAATTTTGGCATCGACCTGATCAACACCATCAAGCTGGAAAACCCGCAACTGTGGACCGAAGCCTTCAAGGCCGAAATCACCGAGCTGTTCCGCCACGCCGTTGACCTGGAATACGCCTACGCCGAAGACACCATGCCACGCGGCGTGCTGGGCCTGAATGCGCCGATGTTCAAGGAATACCTGCGCTTTATCTGCAACCGCCGCATGACCCAGATCGGGCTGAACGAGCTGTTCCCAGGAGAAAATAACCCGTTCCCGTGGATGAGCGAGATGATCGATTTGAAGAAAGAGAAGAATTTCTTTGAAACGCGGGTGACGGAATATCAGAGCGGTGGGGCGTTGAGCTGGGATTGA
- a CDS encoding ribonucleoside-diphosphate reductase subunit alpha, which yields MYSTSDALPATDTPYGNFKTIRRNGSVVAFEPGKISVAMSKAFLAVAGSQGSTSARIREQVAHLTEQVVGALMRRKPEGGAIHIEEIQDQVELALMRSGEHDVARAYVLYREERSRQRALRGETDVAHVINVQKADNSLELLDVAALKALIKSACSGLEADTDAEHILSETLKNLYDGVAEDEVNKSAIMAARAMIEKDPAYNLVTARLLLNSIRLEILGETVSQESMAERYADYFPRYIKRGIAAELLDEKLGEYDLERLGRALVASRDTQFGYLGLQTLYDRYFLHIDGQRIELPQAFYMRVAMGLALNEIDREARAIEFYNVLSTFDFMSSTPTLFNAGTRRSQLSSCYLTTIADDLDGIYEGIKENALLSKFAGGLGNDWTPVRAMGSHIKGTNGKSQGVVPFLKVVNDTAVAVNQCFAPDTLVQTADGVRPIRDIRPGDLVLGHSGQYREVTERMVYNQTDPMLELDVKHSIEPLQVTDAHPFWALQGVPMGQAGHRTQAALTKGKVKPAWVESGKLSAGDYIGFAIPREIVPVPDLSEDDARLYGILLGDGHLSKDGMQWGVSGHPQRDAHLDFVRTYLLAHGIHSWETARGDSYVQIHWAAGQGVLRDGTTGRITGAGAPTLPFSYDDLYDQNHAKRIARRLSHLPRAHTLALVQGLLETDGCVSRGKELTFTSASEALAYGLRYQMLRLGVPVSGQKRTRQHQHEGVRSDGSVARFDGESTSIDLRIPAVPELAARLGCQALAKHHWIEHQGMVFSRVRAVRPITPKALVVDLKVDADESYHTVAGLAHNGGKRKGAVCAYLETWHADIEEFLELRKNTGDDRRRVHDMNTANWIPDLFMKRVMDGADWTLFSPSEVPDLHELTGRAFEEAYARYEARAERGEIRVAKKMPALSLWRKILTMLFETGHPWITFKDPCNIRSPQQHVGVVHSSNLCTEITLNTNDNEIAVCNLGSVNLVNHLSNGQLDHGKLARTVRTAMRMLDNVIDINFYPVKKARNANLKHRPVGMGIMGFQDCLHTLRIPYASPAAVEFADRSMEAVCYQAYWASTELAEERGRYPSYKGSLWDRGILPQDSIDLLAAERGGYLDVDRSETLDWAALRSRIASYGMRNSNCVAIAPTATIANIIGVSASIEPTYQNLFVKSNLSGEFTVVNDYLVRDLKTAGLWDEVMIADLKYFDGNVSRIDRIPADLRDIYATAFEIDPRWLVEAASRRQKWIDQAQSLNLYMAGASGKKLDELYKHAWVRGLKTTYYLRTLSASSAEKSTGRGGELNAVPISGGMTATAPEKYQASQTDADLPATDAKFCSIDNPDCEACQ from the coding sequence ATGTACAGCACGAGCGACGCTTTGCCCGCTACCGACACCCCCTATGGCAATTTCAAAACCATCCGCCGCAATGGCAGCGTGGTGGCATTTGAGCCAGGCAAGATTTCCGTGGCCATGTCCAAGGCCTTTCTGGCCGTGGCCGGCAGCCAGGGGTCCACGTCGGCCCGTATCCGCGAGCAAGTCGCTCACCTGACCGAACAAGTGGTGGGCGCGCTGATGCGGCGCAAGCCGGAAGGCGGTGCCATCCACATTGAAGAAATCCAGGATCAGGTGGAACTGGCACTGATGCGCTCGGGCGAACACGACGTGGCGCGTGCCTACGTGCTGTACCGCGAAGAACGCTCGCGCCAGCGTGCGCTGCGCGGCGAAACCGACGTGGCCCACGTCATCAATGTGCAAAAAGCCGACAACAGCCTGGAGCTGCTCGACGTGGCCGCGCTGAAAGCGCTGATCAAATCGGCATGCAGCGGGCTGGAAGCCGACACCGACGCCGAGCACATCCTGTCGGAAACCCTGAAAAACCTGTACGACGGCGTGGCCGAAGACGAAGTCAACAAGTCTGCCATCATGGCCGCCCGCGCCATGATCGAAAAAGACCCGGCGTACAATCTGGTGACCGCCCGCCTGCTGCTCAACAGCATCCGCCTGGAAATCCTCGGTGAAACCGTCAGCCAGGAAAGCATGGCCGAGCGCTACGCCGACTATTTCCCCCGCTATATCAAGCGTGGCATCGCCGCCGAGCTGCTGGACGAAAAACTGGGCGAATACGATCTGGAACGCCTGGGCCGTGCGCTGGTGGCCAGCCGCGACACCCAGTTTGGCTATCTGGGCCTGCAAACCCTGTACGACCGGTACTTCCTGCATATCGACGGCCAGCGCATCGAGCTGCCGCAGGCGTTTTACATGCGCGTGGCCATGGGCCTGGCGCTGAACGAAATCGACCGCGAAGCCCGCGCCATCGAGTTTTACAATGTGCTGTCCACCTTTGACTTCATGTCGTCCACCCCGACGCTGTTCAACGCCGGCACCCGCCGCAGCCAGCTGTCGTCGTGCTACCTGACCACCATTGCCGACGATCTGGATGGCATTTACGAAGGCATCAAGGAAAACGCCCTGCTGTCCAAGTTTGCCGGCGGCCTGGGCAACGACTGGACGCCCGTGCGCGCCATGGGCAGCCATATCAAGGGCACCAATGGTAAATCGCAAGGCGTGGTGCCGTTCCTGAAAGTGGTGAATGACACCGCCGTGGCGGTGAACCAATGCTTTGCCCCCGACACGCTGGTGCAAACCGCCGACGGCGTGCGCCCCATCCGCGACATCCGCCCTGGCGACCTGGTGCTGGGCCACAGCGGCCAGTACCGTGAAGTGACCGAGCGCATGGTGTACAACCAGACCGACCCGATGCTGGAACTGGACGTCAAGCACAGCATCGAGCCGCTGCAAGTGACCGATGCCCACCCGTTCTGGGCGCTGCAAGGTGTGCCGATGGGGCAGGCCGGCCATCGCACTCAGGCCGCGCTGACCAAGGGCAAGGTCAAGCCAGCCTGGGTGGAATCCGGCAAATTGTCTGCTGGCGACTACATTGGCTTTGCCATCCCGCGTGAAATTGTACCGGTGCCCGACCTGAGCGAAGACGATGCCCGCCTGTACGGCATTTTGCTGGGCGATGGTCATCTGTCCAAAGATGGCATGCAATGGGGCGTGTCTGGCCATCCGCAGCGCGATGCGCACCTGGATTTTGTGCGCACCTACTTGCTTGCGCATGGCATCCACAGCTGGGAAACCGCGCGCGGCGACAGCTATGTACAAATCCACTGGGCGGCTGGTCAGGGTGTGCTGCGCGATGGCACCACAGGCCGCATCACCGGCGCTGGCGCACCAACCCTGCCGTTTAGCTACGATGACCTGTACGACCAGAACCACGCCAAGCGCATTGCCCGCCGCCTCTCGCACCTGCCGCGTGCGCACACGCTGGCGCTGGTGCAAGGCTTGCTGGAAACCGATGGCTGCGTATCGCGCGGCAAGGAACTGACCTTCACCTCCGCTTCTGAAGCACTGGCGTATGGCCTGCGCTACCAGATGCTGCGCCTGGGCGTGCCGGTATCCGGCCAGAAACGCACCCGCCAGCATCAGCACGAAGGCGTGCGCAGTGACGGCTCGGTGGCGCGCTTTGACGGCGAATCCACCAGCATCGACCTGCGTATTCCGGCTGTGCCGGAACTGGCCGCCCGCCTGGGATGCCAGGCGCTGGCCAAACATCACTGGATTGAACACCAGGGCATGGTGTTCTCGCGGGTGCGCGCCGTGCGTCCGATTACCCCCAAGGCACTGGTGGTGGATTTGAAAGTGGACGCCGACGAGTCTTATCACACCGTGGCCGGCCTGGCGCACAATGGCGGCAAGCGCAAGGGCGCGGTCTGCGCCTACCTGGAAACCTGGCACGCCGACATCGAAGAATTTCTCGAACTGCGCAAGAACACCGGCGACGACCGCCGCCGCGTACACGACATGAACACCGCCAACTGGATTCCCGACCTGTTTATGAAGCGGGTGATGGACGGGGCCGACTGGACGCTGTTTTCGCCCTCCGAAGTACCCGATCTGCACGAACTGACGGGTCGCGCCTTTGAAGAAGCTTATGCGCGCTACGAAGCCCGCGCCGAGCGTGGCGAAATCCGCGTGGCGAAAAAAATGCCGGCGCTGAGCCTGTGGCGCAAGATTCTCACCATGCTGTTTGAAACCGGCCACCCGTGGATCACCTTCAAGGACCCGTGCAATATCCGCAGCCCGCAGCAGCATGTGGGCGTGGTACACAGCTCCAACCTGTGCACCGAAATCACCCTGAACACCAACGACAACGAAATTGCCGTGTGCAATCTGGGTTCGGTGAATCTGGTCAACCACCTGAGCAATGGTCAGCTTGACCATGGCAAGCTGGCGCGCACCGTGCGCACTGCCATGCGCATGCTCGACAACGTGATTGACATCAACTTCTACCCGGTGAAAAAAGCCCGCAACGCCAACCTGAAACACCGTCCGGTGGGCATGGGCATCATGGGCTTCCAGGATTGCCTGCACACCCTGCGCATTCCTTACGCCTCGCCTGCCGCCGTGGAATTTGCCGACCGCTCGATGGAAGCCGTCTGCTATCAGGCCTACTGGGCCTCCACCGAACTGGCCGAAGAACGTGGCCGCTACCCGTCGTACAAGGGCAGCCTGTGGGATCGTGGCATCCTGCCGCAGGACAGCATCGACCTGCTGGCTGCCGAGCGCGGTGGCTATCTGGACGTGGACCGCTCGGAAACCCTGGACTGGGCCGCGCTGCGCAGCCGCATTGCCAGCTACGGCATGCGCAACTCCAACTGCGTGGCCATTGCCCCCACCGCCACCATCGCCAACATCATTGGCGTGTCGGCCAGCATTGAGCCCACTTACCAGAACCTGTTCGTCAAATCCAACCTGTCCGGCGAGTTCACCGTGGTCAACGACTACCTGGTGCGCGACCTGAAAACCGCCGGCCTGTGGGACGAAGTGATGATTGCCGACCTGAAATACTTTGACGGCAACGTCAGCCGCATCGACCGCATTCCGGCCGACCTGCGCGACATCTACGCCACCGCGTTTGAAATCGACCCGCGCTGGCTGGTGGAAGCCGCCAGCCGCCGGCAAAAGTGGATCGACCAGGCGCAAAGCCTGAACCTGTACATGGCCGGTGCCTCGGGCAAGAAGCTGGATGAGCTGTACAAGCACGCCTGGGTACGTGGCCTGAAAACCACCTACTACCTGCGCACCCTGTCGGCATCCAGCGCCGAGAAATCCACTGGCCGTGGCGGCGAACTCAACGCCGTGCCAATCAGCGGCGGCATGACCGCCACCGCCCCGGAGAAATACCAGGCCAGCCAGACCGACGCCGACCTGCCGGCCACCGATGCCAAGTTCTGCAGCATCGACAACCCGGATTGCGAGGCTTGCCAGTAA